One Engystomops pustulosus chromosome 7, aEngPut4.maternal, whole genome shotgun sequence DNA window includes the following coding sequences:
- the LOC140069063 gene encoding uncharacterized protein: protein MEIECENHLCFFTDYWEEAIFSALFIANMKRTIKINREMWRTTNSAEPPAPRRRQPPVTILESADENREPPTTSAGPQIDRTSRKTLKRRRVDDSGSDHPVAKRPRLDQDLKEESSGREQTPRKALKRRRAENSGTDHPVAKRPRLDQDLKEENSVQEKTQRKALKRRRVEDSESDHPVAKRPRLDQDLEAENSSQEKTPHKSLKRRRAEDSGSEHPDVKRPRLGD, encoded by the exons TGTTTCTTCACCGATTACTGGGAAGAGGCGATTTTTTCTGCTCTGTTCATTGCGAATATGAAGCGTACGATAAAGATTAACCGCGAGATGTGGCGCACTACGAATAGTGCGGAGCCGCCAGCACCTCGCAGGAGGCAGCCTCCTGTCACCATTCTGGAGAGTGCGGATGAGAATCGGGAGCCCCCCACAACATCCGCTGGGCCCCAGATAGATCGAACCTCCCGGAAGaccctgaagaggaggagggtggATGATTCTGGGTCAGACCACCCTGTGGCCAAAAGGCCTAGGCTGGACCAGGACCTAAAGGAAGAAAGCAGTGGCCGGGAGCAGACCCCACGTAAGGCCCTgaagaggaggagagcggagaaTTCAGGGACTGACCACCCAGTGGCCAAAAGACCTAGGCTGGACCAGGACCTAAAGGAAGAGAACAGCGTCCAGGAGAAGACCCAGCGTAAGGCCCTAAAGAGGAGGAGAGTGGAGGATTCAGAGTCTGACCACCCAGTGGCCAAAAGACCTAGGTTGGACCAGGACCTTGAAGCAGAAAACAGCAGCCAGGAGAAGACCCCACATAAGTCCCTGAAGAGAAGGAGAGCAGAGGATTCTGGGTCTGAACATCCGGATGTCAAAAGACCAAGACTAGGAG ACTGA
- the NDUFB7 gene encoding NADH dehydrogenase [ubiquinone] 1 beta subcomplex subunit 7, whose translation MGSNVTRSIRGEPDPKTMPASPVGEQFEERVMVATQEQMNMAQLPLKQRDYCAHYLITLMKCKRDMWPNIFGCKHERHEWEYCQHEDYVQRMKQYERERRLQERQKRRQQLEAA comes from the exons ATGGGGAGCAATGTGACCAGGAGCATCAGGGGGGAGCCGGACCCCAAGACTATGCCGGCCAGTCCTGTGGGGGAGCAGTTCGAGGAGAGGG TGATGGTGGCCACTCAGGAACAGATGAACATGGCACAGCTGCCCCTAAAGCAGAGGGACTACTGCGCCCATTACCTCATCACATTAATGAAGTGTAAGCGAGACATGTGGCCAAACATATTCGGCTGCAAACACGAGCGCCACGAGTGGGAGTATTGTCAGCATGAGGA TTACGTGCAGCGTATGAAGCAGTACGAGCGAGAGCGGCGACTGCAGGAAAGACAGAAGCGCAGACAGCAGCTGGAGGCGGCGTGA